The segment AAGTGATTGATTCTACCATGAGCCGCTTGATGCAACAGTTTGAGCACCAACTAGGAGCCGTAATCCGGAAGTAAGATGTCTGACCAATCTACCCTTCAGCAGATCCAGTCCATTGAGGGCAAAGTGCGCCAGCTGGTACAACAGTACCAGGCCGGGCAAGAGCGGCTTCAGGCAGCCCACCAGGAAATAGCGCGCCTCCAGCAAGTGATTCAGGAAAAAGATGCTGAGATAAAAAATTTTCAGAATCAAGATAATATTAGTAAAATTGTACAAACCATAGCAGTAGACACTGCCAGTTCAACGGAGTTGAAGCTGAAAATAAACGAGTACTTGCGTGAAATTGACAAGTGTATCGCTTATTTAAGAGAATAGAAGTACGGGTTGTCTGGTTGCGGTTGTTGTATGTTCTTTTTAAACGCGTGTTTACACGCTCTTATACCCATAATAGAACCTTAGGCTTGACATGCGGAATTTTTACTTTTTTATGACATCGCAGGGCAACCTTTCAACAAACAAACGCGCCACGGCAGCACTTAACAGCATCTGGACATGAGTGAGTTATCTATAAGAATCAAGATAGCCGACCGCGAATATCCAATGCGGGTAAACGAGGACGAGGAAGAAAGGCTGCGGCAAGCCGGAAAATACCTGAACGAGCGCCTGAGAATGTTCAGGGAAGAGTTCGGGATTCATGACAAGCAGGATCTGCTGGCCATGATTGCGCTGGAAACCGCTGCTGACAAGATAAAAACGGAAGACGCCGCCGTAGAAACCCAACTATCGTTGGAAGAAAAACTTTCTTCTTTAAACCAATTGCTCTCTTCTCTGCAGCTCGGATAATCAACCGTCCGCTCCGCCCCTGATTGGCTCAGTGTCATTGCTATAACGTAACCCTTTAAAGTTATAGTCATGACTATTTATATCATTTTAGCTGCGGTAGTAGGCGCCGGAATAGGCTTCTACGTGGGCCGTGTGCTTCTCCTGAAGCTCTTCAAAGAGCAGGAAGAACAGGCAACAGAACGTGCCAAACTCATCATCCGTGAGGCGGAGGTTAAGGCTGAAACCCAGAAAAAGGACAAGATGCTGGAAGCCAAGGAGCATTTCCTGAAGCTGAAGGTAGAGCATGAGGAAGAATCCAACCGCAAGAAAAACATCATTCTCCAGAACGAGAACAAGGTAAAGCAGCGTGAGCAGCAGGTAACCAAGCAACTGGAAGATTTAAAGCGGAAAGAGCAGGAGAATGATGTTCTCAAAGACAAACTGAACCAGCAACTGGAAGGCTTTAACAAGCGCAAAGAAGACTTGGAGGCCCAGTTCCGCGATAAGCAAGCCAAAGTAGAGCAAGATCACCACGAAATCCTGAGCCGTTTGGAGCGTATCGCTAACCTGAGCGCCGAGGAAGCCCGCGAGCAATTGGTAGAGAACCTCAAGTCTGAAGCCTCTACCCGCGCCTCTTCTTACATCAAAGACATTGTGGCCGAGGCCAAACTCACCGCTACCAAAGAAGCCAAGAAGGTAGTGATTGAGACCATCCAGCGCACTGCCGCTGAGCACGCCATTGAGAACTGCGTGTCTATCTTCAACATTGAGTCTGACGATATCAAAGGCAAGATCATCGGTCGTGAAGGACGTAACATCCGTGCTCTGGAAGCTGCCACTGGCGTAGAGATCATCGTAGACGACACTCCTGAAGCCATCATTATTTCTGGTTTTGACCCGGTTCGCCGCGAGATTGCCCGTCTTTCTTTGCACCGCCTGGTAGCCGATGGTCGTATTCACCCGGCCCGTATTGAGGAAGTGGTGTCTAAGACGAAGAAAAGCATTGAAGACGAGATTGTAGAAATTGGTGAGCGTACCGCCATTGATTTAGGAATCCATGGTTTGCACCCTGAGTTGATCAAGATGGTAGGCCGCATGCGCTTTAGATCATCTTACGGTCAGAACCTGCTGCAACACTCCCGTGAGGTAGCCAACCTTTGCGCCACTATGGCCGCTGAACTTGGCTTGAACGTGAAGCACGCCAAACGTGCCGGTCTGCTCCACGACATCGGGAAAGTTACCACTGAGGAACCAGAATTGCCGCACGCCATTATTGGTATGCAGTTGGCCCAGCAGTACAAAGAGCACCCAGACGTATGCAACGCCATCGGTGCTCACCACGACGAGATTGAGATGACGGCCATGATTTCTCCCATCATCCAGTCATGTGATGCTATCTCCGGCTCCCGCCCTGGTGCCCGTCGCGAGATCATGGAGTCGTACATCAAGCGTTTGAAAGAACTGGAAGAAACTGCCCACTCATTTGAAGGCGTAAATCAGTGTTATGCCATCCAGGCAGGCCGTGAGCTTCGTGTCATGGTAGACGCTGACAACGTAACCGATGAGCGCGCTTCACAGCTTTCCTTCGATATCTCTCAGAAGATTGAAAAAGAGATGCAATACCCTGGCCAGATCAAAATCACAGTTATCCGGGAAATGCGTTCTGTGTCTTACGCGAAGTAGGACATTAAATTTTAGACGCTAGAAGTTAGACTCCTGTATTGGAGCTGATTTATAGAAATAACGTAAAAAGGCCCTCTACTAAAAAGTAGAGGGCCTTTTTCATGGAGGGGCAATCCCTTGTATTCGTTAATAACAGGGCAACCACAAGGCATTGCTGCTCATTTACTTATACTTTTCCTTCCTACGATTTGGCCAGATTTCTGGAAAACACTCCTGAAATGTTCTTCATCATAATCGCTCTGGAAATAGTGGGTCCGCCCCAAACCAAGATCTCAGTGCAGAGACCGGCAGCGTTAAACCGAAGCGCCAGCACCGCACTGTAGACCACGCTTTCTGCAGAACCCCAGGTGCCTTCCAGTTGAGCATAACCAACTTCTCCCTGTACGCCAATCAGCTGGTAAGATAAGTTGGCGTATATGCCCAGGAACGCATCATAATGCTGCTGAATCCTGGCCGACCCGAAGATGGGCGAGGCAAAAGGTGATTCCAGCATCCTGACTTCCGGCGAAAATAACTGCTGCAAGGCCGCACGGTCGTTCTCATTTAAAGCCGTTTGCATGGCGTCTAACCAAGCCGTGAGGTAAACGTGCGTCAGGAAATGCTTGTGCTTGCTCTCTGGTAACCCCGGCTTTGACCCGCGTAATACAAGCAGATGAGGTTACCCGAAGGATCACGTAAATACGCTTCCCGCCAGCCCCATGGCTTGTCTTTGAGATCTTGCTCAAACACATAGCCATGCGCTTTCTGGGATGACACGGCATGGTCTACCTGAGCGCACTCAAAGTAA is part of the Rufibacter tibetensis genome and harbors:
- a CDS encoding cell division protein ZapA, giving the protein MSELSIRIKIADREYPMRVNEDEEERLRQAGKYLNERLRMFREEFGIHDKQDLLAMIALETAADKIKTEDAAVETQLSLEEKLSSLNQLLSSLQLG
- the rny gene encoding ribonuclease Y translates to MTIYIILAAVVGAGIGFYVGRVLLLKLFKEQEEQATERAKLIIREAEVKAETQKKDKMLEAKEHFLKLKVEHEEESNRKKNIILQNENKVKQREQQVTKQLEDLKRKEQENDVLKDKLNQQLEGFNKRKEDLEAQFRDKQAKVEQDHHEILSRLERIANLSAEEAREQLVENLKSEASTRASSYIKDIVAEAKLTATKEAKKVVIETIQRTAAEHAIENCVSIFNIESDDIKGKIIGREGRNIRALEAATGVEIIVDDTPEAIIISGFDPVRREIARLSLHRLVADGRIHPARIEEVVSKTKKSIEDEIVEIGERTAIDLGIHGLHPELIKMVGRMRFRSSYGQNLLQHSREVANLCATMAAELGLNVKHAKRAGLLHDIGKVTTEEPELPHAIIGMQLAQQYKEHPDVCNAIGAHHDEIEMTAMISPIIQSCDAISGSRPGARREIMESYIKRLKELEETAHSFEGVNQCYAIQAGRELRVMVDADNVTDERASQLSFDISQKIEKEMQYPGQIKITVIREMRSVSYAK
- a CDS encoding VOC family protein yields the protein MSLALNQVTVSVHHVSEAVAFYKGLGLHLIVHSPHYARFVCPDGLSTFSVHLHREGTFQPSTTTVYFECAQVDHAVSSQKAHGYVFEQDLKDKPWGWREAYLRDPSGNLICLYYAGQSRGYQRASTSIS